In Chaetodon auriga isolate fChaAug3 chromosome 7, fChaAug3.hap1, whole genome shotgun sequence, a genomic segment contains:
- the tbcb gene encoding tubulin-folding cofactor B → MDGEVVVVTNPIVKVRLTTSISQFEIQRKFSKGISIAELKVKLEMVVGAPASCMDLELFSASDKFLQKLDDNDALLGSYSVDDDCRIHVTDRSGQMAELTDVSKVDRFEMSDDAYDKRTDSARSFMKKHRIGQYNEEELAKKKAGLAARMEEQKAASDAIPVGSRCKVQVPGQPTKLGTVMYVGTTDFKPGYWVGVKYDEPLGKHNGTVEGKQYFECENKYGGFVKPLSVTVGDFAEEDYGLDEM, encoded by the exons ATGGACGGCGAAGTGGTGGTAGTTACCAATCCCATCGTGAAGGTGCGCTTAACGACCAGCATCTCCCAGTTTGAGATTCAGCGCAAGTTCAGTAAAGGGATCAGTATAGCAGAACTGAAG GTAAAGTTAGAGATGGTTGTGGGCGCACCTGCCTCCTGCATGGACCTGGAGTTGTTCAGCGCCTCAGACAAGTTCCTGCAGAAATTGGATGACAATGATGCCTTGCTGGGTTCCTATTCTGTGGATGATGACTGCAGAATACAT GTTACTGACAGAAGTGGTCAGATGGCCGAGCTcactgatgtttccaaagtggacaGATTTGAAATGTCAGATGATGCTTATGATAAGAGAACAG ATTCAGCACGGTCATTCATGAAGAAACATCGTATTGGTCAATACAATGAGGAAGAATTGGCCAAGAAGAAAGCTGGGCTTGCTGCTCGGATGGAGGAACAGAAGGCTGCTTCTGATGCCATTCCTGTTGGCAGCCGATGCAAAGTGCAGGTCCCTGGGCAACCCACGAAGCTTGGCACAGTCATGTATGTTG GTACAACAGATTTCAAGCCAGGCTATTGGGTGGGTGTGAAGTATGATGAGCCCCTGGGAAAGCACAATGGAAC TGTTGAAGGGAAGCAATACTTTGAATGTGAGAACAAATATGGTGGATTTGTGAAGCCCCTGAGTGTGACTGTGGGAGACTTTGCCGAGGAGGATTACGGTTTGGATGAGATGTAG